From the genome of Colwellia psychrerythraea 34H, one region includes:
- a CDS encoding dihydrodipicolinate synthase family protein: MNVNWQGVYPAVTTQYNEDLSINFEATTQMVDTIIKEGVNGIIALGTVGENASHTREEKVAILKAVKEVVAGRVPVLSGVAETSTQFAIEFSQACEAIGIDGLMVLPGMIYKSDESEAVNHYQQIARNCGLPIMIYNNPVTYGVDVGIEGMKILAQEDNIVSIKEATEDTRRISELYSAFDDRFVIFGGVDDIALESLMLGCTGWISGLTNVFPKESVAIYKLAEQGRYAEALEIWRWFLPLLRLDTVPKLVQCIKLCEQLAGRGSELTRAPRMPLVGDERANVERIYNEAVANRIDLSKFNLD, translated from the coding sequence ATGAACGTAAACTGGCAAGGTGTTTACCCAGCAGTAACAACGCAATACAACGAAGATTTATCTATTAACTTTGAAGCAACTACTCAAATGGTTGATACCATTATCAAAGAAGGTGTTAATGGCATCATTGCTTTAGGAACTGTTGGTGAAAATGCTTCACATACCCGTGAAGAAAAAGTCGCTATTTTAAAAGCGGTAAAAGAAGTTGTTGCGGGTCGTGTGCCGGTACTTTCTGGTGTTGCTGAAACATCGACTCAGTTTGCGATTGAATTCTCACAAGCCTGCGAAGCAATAGGTATTGATGGCTTAATGGTTTTACCAGGCATGATTTACAAATCTGATGAAAGCGAAGCGGTAAATCATTATCAGCAAATTGCGCGTAATTGTGGTTTACCTATTATGATTTACAACAACCCTGTTACTTATGGTGTTGATGTTGGCATTGAAGGCATGAAAATCTTGGCACAAGAAGACAACATAGTATCAATTAAAGAAGCAACTGAAGATACGCGTCGTATCTCTGAGTTGTACTCCGCATTTGATGATCGTTTTGTTATCTTTGGCGGTGTAGATGATATTGCCCTTGAATCTTTAATGCTGGGTTGTACTGGCTGGATTTCAGGCTTAACAAATGTTTTCCCAAAAGAGTCCGTTGCTATCTATAAATTAGCAGAGCAAGGACGTTATGCCGAAGCCCTTGAAATTTGGCGCTGGTTCTTACCTTTATTACGCTTAGATACCGTACCTAAACTTGTTCAGTGCATTAAATTATGTGAACAACTTGCTGGTCGTGGTAGCGAATTAACACGTGCCCCACGTATGCCTTTAGTTGGTGATGAGCGAGCAAACGTTGAACGTATCTATAATGAAGCGGTTGCTAATCGTATCGATTTAAGCAAATTCAACTTAGATTAA